Proteins found in one Zea mays cultivar B73 chromosome 1, Zm-B73-REFERENCE-NAM-5.0, whole genome shotgun sequence genomic segment:
- the LOC109942171 gene encoding putative cyclin-dependent kinase F-2: MMPAYVEPAAAVKTGLKRKRIAVGSSEQYEFEETCRLGVGAFGAVFKARHRATGQIVAVKCHSAADGDLTMVFREARFHEEACCGGANPFAVSFHGVVRDPGTWKRYLVMECMETSLHDLLHQRPRGSPPLPEVTVRAAMWQLLTGTKKMHEACIIHRDIKLQNILVGEGQSVVKICDFGLAMSTDERLPYEPAGTLWYQAPEMLLGKPDYDTKVDVWSLGCVMAELVNNGRPLFQGSDDDGQLCAIFDVLGVPDDSTWPWFSSTPFATEVMPELDMQRNNHLRDLFPETKLSTEGFQVLSGLLTCNPNRRLTAAAALNHPWFAKVDDLELPKKKEKLESMLPKRHIQRRLRAV, encoded by the coding sequence ATGATGCCTGCCTACGTAGAGCCTGCCGCCGCGGTAAAGACCGGCCTGAAGAGGAAGCGCATCGCCGTCGGGAGTTCGGAGCAGTATGAGTTCGAGGAGACATGTCGCCTCGGCGTGGGTGCCTTCGGCGCCGTCTTCAAGGCGCGCCACCGCGCCACGGGCCAGATCGTCGCCGTGAAGTGCCACAGCGCAGCCGACGGCGACCTCACTATGGTGTTCCGCGAGGCGCGCTTCCATGAGGAGGCGTGCTGCGGCGGTGCCAACCCATTCGCCGTCAGCTTCCACGGCGTTGTCCGCGACCCGGGCACCTGGAAGAGGTACCTCGTCATGGAGTGCATGGAGACCAGCCTCCACGATCTTCTCCATCAGCGCCCCCGCGGGAGCCCGCCGCTGCCCGAGGTCACCGTGCGCGCCGCCATGTGGCAACTACTTACGGGCACCAAGAAGATGCACGAAGCCTGCATCATCCACCGCGACATAAAGCTACAGAACATCCTTGTCGGCGAGGGTCAGAGCGTCGTCAAGATTTGTGACTTTGGGCTCGCCATGTCCACCGACGAGCGGCTCCCGTACGAGCCGGCCGGCACGCTCTGGTACCAGGCACCCGAGATGCTGCTGGGAAAGCCCGACTACGACACCAAGGTCGACGTCTGGTCGCTCGGCTGTGTCATGGCGGAGCTCGTCAACAACGGCAGGCCTCTCTTCCAGGGATCCGACGACGACGGGCAGCTCTGCGCGATCTTCGATGTGCTCGGCGTGCCTGACGACAGCACGTGGCCGTGGTTCTCGTCGACGCCATTCGCCACCGAGGTGATGCCGGAGCTGGACATGCAGCGGAACAACCACCTGCGCGATCTGTTCCCCGAGACGAAGCTGTCCACGGAAGGATTCCAAGTGCTCAGTGGCCTGCTTACATGCAACCCAAACAGGAGGCTGACGGCAGCCGCCGCGCTCAACCACCCATGGTTCGCCAAGGTCGACGATCTGGAGCTACCAAAGAAGAAAGAGAAGCTTGAGTCCATGTTGCCCAAGCGACACATACAACGGAGGTTGCGTGCTGTGTAA
- the LOC103643775 gene encoding uncharacterized protein has protein sequence MLEVFFASPKFVFPSWLCAFVVLYTTFLPISHSQVPNPPPPPRRGIHTCNCNYEPTKSSRAPTAPNRAASEIQQGLEEPGETPSEEEGQQQPEEEGQQQAGGGGEIVSGCRGICDDNPVEAGGAAARLPDPIPAQA, from the exons ATGCTTGAGGTTTTTTTTGCAAGCCCTAAATTTGTTTTCCCCTCGTGGCTTTGTGCCTTTGTCGTCCTCTACACGACTTTTCTCCCCATCTCCCACAGCCAAGTCCCCAACCCACCTCCACCTCCGCGCCGAGGAATCCACACTTGCAATTGCAACTACGAGCCCACCAAATCGAGCCGAGCCCCGACGGCACCAAATCGTGCGGCCTCGGAGATCCAGCAGGGTCTAGAAGAACCAGGAGAGACACCGTCAGAAGAGGAGGGTCAGCAGCAGCCAGAAGAGGAGGGCCAACAGCAGGCAGGCGGTGGCGGCGAAATCGTCAGCGGCTGCCGGGGTATCTGCGATGATAACCCGGTCGAAGCTGGTGGAGCAGCTGCGCGACTACCAGATCCGATCCCAGCACAA GCGTGA